From the genome of Methylocystis bryophila, one region includes:
- a CDS encoding dihydrofolate reductase — protein MKPEVVAIVAVAKNGVIGAEGGLPWRISGDLKRFKALTMGKPLIMGRRTFEALPRPLLGRELVIVTRRPSLSAPGARFARSPDEALEIAREIARASGAKEICIGGGGEIYRALLEATDRVELTEIDLAPEGDAYLPPFDLARWRETARVAPERGPRDEADYAFVTLERRRG, from the coding sequence GTGAAGCCCGAGGTCGTCGCGATCGTCGCCGTGGCGAAAAACGGCGTCATAGGGGCCGAGGGCGGCCTTCCCTGGCGCATTTCCGGTGATCTCAAACGCTTCAAGGCGTTGACGATGGGGAAGCCCTTGATCATGGGGCGGCGCACCTTCGAGGCGCTGCCGCGCCCCTTGCTGGGCCGCGAGCTCGTGATCGTGACGCGGCGCCCGAGCCTCTCGGCGCCCGGCGCGCGTTTCGCCCGAAGCCCAGACGAAGCGCTGGAGATTGCGCGCGAAATCGCCCGCGCTTCGGGAGCGAAGGAAATCTGCATCGGCGGCGGCGGCGAAATCTATCGCGCCTTGCTCGAGGCCACCGACCGCGTCGAGCTCACCGAGATCGACCTCGCTCCCGAAGGCGACGCCTATCTCCCGCCCTTCGATCTCGCCAGGTGGAGAGAGACGGCGCGCGTCGCGCCGGAGCGCGGTCCGAGGGACGAGGCCGACTACGCCTTCGTGACGCTCGAGCGGCGCCGGGGCTAA
- a CDS encoding NepR family anti-sigma factor, with amino-acid sequence MRSKPSPALQVSEQIGKELRAIYDGVLHEPIPDRFRALIERLGEEAGSAAPDPRLASTLAPQPASSPTRLGPVERDAKKWKPVFRTNRALNF; translated from the coding sequence ATGCGTTCGAAACCGTCGCCCGCGCTTCAGGTCAGCGAGCAAATCGGCAAGGAGCTGAGAGCGATCTACGACGGAGTCCTCCATGAGCCGATTCCCGACCGGTTTCGCGCGCTGATCGAGCGTTTGGGAGAAGAGGCGGGATCGGCGGCGCCAGATCCGCGACTGGCCTCGACTCTCGCTCCGCAGCCAGCCTCCTCCCCCACTCGCTTGGGCCCGGTAGAGCGCGATGCGAAAAAGTGGAAACCGGTTTTTCGCACAAATCGCGCTCTAAACTTTTAG
- a CDS encoding acyltransferase family protein: MALALSVFLHHTTSYNIGMSAVLIFFVLSGYWVATMWAATYSKTRAPYLTFVVSRFWRIAPVFALCSVITWGLLYWRGEAPAVIGSHARQVFSNLFILGYNSLPFQANVPGWSLDMELQFYLVAPLVIFLLSKSIHVLAIFVLTTVLSQWLGGAATVAPFIIFFALGVASAIYGLKPSRALAYRSLLATLALLFIFAALFVKNIALGELQGRDLVALSSTSNLLVAVMMTPFALYTVRQKSGPVDRMLGDLTYIVYLLHWPVLGAIQTGEGSYGNRLWLCSEALVIILAVSFVVWRYFDHPLNQWRAAWVASRKLPASAAARFAG; this comes from the coding sequence ATGGCTCTGGCGCTCTCGGTCTTTCTGCATCACACGACGAGCTACAATATCGGCATGTCGGCCGTGCTGATTTTCTTCGTCTTGAGCGGCTATTGGGTCGCAACCATGTGGGCCGCGACCTATTCGAAGACGCGCGCGCCCTATCTCACCTTTGTCGTCTCGCGCTTCTGGCGCATCGCGCCGGTCTTCGCGCTGTGCTCGGTGATCACCTGGGGGCTGCTCTATTGGCGTGGCGAAGCGCCCGCCGTGATCGGAAGCCACGCCCGTCAGGTTTTCTCGAACCTCTTCATCCTGGGCTACAACAGCTTGCCCTTTCAGGCCAATGTGCCGGGCTGGTCGCTCGATATGGAGCTGCAGTTCTATTTGGTCGCGCCTCTCGTCATTTTCCTTCTCTCGAAAAGCATCCACGTCCTCGCCATTTTCGTTTTGACCACGGTGCTGTCGCAATGGCTCGGAGGGGCGGCGACAGTCGCGCCCTTCATCATCTTCTTCGCGCTCGGCGTCGCCTCGGCGATCTATGGCCTGAAGCCGAGCCGCGCGCTCGCCTACCGGTCCCTTCTCGCTACGCTCGCGCTGCTATTTATCTTCGCGGCGCTGTTCGTGAAGAACATCGCGCTGGGCGAGCTGCAGGGCAGAGACCTCGTGGCCTTGAGCAGCACGAGCAATCTTCTCGTCGCGGTGATGATGACGCCCTTCGCGCTTTATACGGTGCGACAGAAGAGCGGCCCGGTCGACCGCATGCTCGGCGATCTGACCTATATTGTCTATCTGCTACATTGGCCTGTGCTCGGCGCGATTCAGACCGGCGAGGGATCCTACGGGAACCGCCTATGGCTCTGCTCCGAGGCGCTCGTCATCATTCTGGCCGTGTCTTTTGTGGTTTGGCGATACTTCGATCATCCGCTCAACCAATGGCGCGCCGCCTGGGTTGCGAGCCGAAAGCTGCCGGCTTCGGCGGCGGCGCGATTTGCCGGCTGA
- a CDS encoding CBS domain-containing protein: protein MKIKDRPEFAGKPQAFSLRGEETVATAVTTMVERNIGSVVIVDADMKVQGIVTERDILRFVAENLDPKATPLSSVMSTEMKTARLDDDDMEWLQHMSQERFRHLPIVDDQGRLIGLLSQGDFVAQTWEDLLQSIRKKTQATFRQPTTQVVGALVLYTFAIIVMSRFWQGFSFR, encoded by the coding sequence GTGAAGATCAAGGATCGTCCTGAATTCGCCGGCAAGCCCCAGGCCTTCTCGCTCCGGGGCGAAGAGACGGTCGCGACTGCGGTCACGACGATGGTGGAGCGCAACATCGGCTCGGTCGTCATTGTCGACGCCGATATGAAAGTTCAGGGCATTGTCACGGAGCGCGATATTTTGCGCTTCGTGGCGGAAAATCTCGATCCCAAGGCGACGCCGCTCTCGAGCGTCATGTCGACCGAGATGAAGACGGCACGGCTCGACGACGACGATATGGAGTGGCTCCAGCACATGTCGCAGGAGCGATTTCGGCATCTGCCCATCGTCGACGACCAGGGCCGCCTGATCGGCCTCCTGTCGCAAGGCGATTTCGTCGCCCAGACCTGGGAAGATCTGCTGCAGTCCATCCGCAAGAAGACGCAGGCGACGTTTCGGCAGCCGACCACGCAAGTGGTCGGCGCGCTGGTCCTCTACACCTTCGCGATTATCGTGATGTCACGGTTTTGGCAGGGGTTTTCGTTTCGTTAG